DNA sequence from the Ogataea parapolymorpha DL-1 chromosome II, whole genome shotgun sequence genome:
CAATTGCTGGTTAACGGTGTCGTTGCCGTACTTGTAATAATAAGTACCGCAGCCAAAGGCTAATCTTGGAATGCCCGAGGAGGTGGTTGGAATGCTCATTTCGAATACAGTCAACAATCAATTGAGTTTGTATTTATAGCCAATTGGTCATTAATAATCAGGCTTCCTGCATGGTTTAGAGGTTGGTCTAGACTacatccgtgcaccagAAAAGAGGCGGGCCACGGAGGAAAAGGTGACAACTCGCAAAGTTGCAACAACTGCTATGGCTCCAGCACGGTGCGTGGGGTAAAGACAATCTCCGGGAACCGGTCCCGAAACCGAGAAAGAGGGTTTTAAGCCTGTGTCCTCTGCGGAGGTGGTGTAGCACTTCTTATTGTCCTTTGGGCCGCTCCGGCGGTAGAGCTTCCATGGAACAACCTTGCACGGACAGGCAAGTCCCGGAGACGCCTTGTTGGGTGATGTCCACTTCTGGCTATACAGAGCTTTATATCACCTTACTGAACGCTAGAGTAGACCCAATTCCCGGCTCACACCACCCTTACATGCAGAGCTAACCAATAAGGTAATTAATTAACACTATATAGCTCGTGGTGAACACTGGCCCGGAGTAGTCATACGTGTAGGTTTTTGGCGTGATGAAAATCAGGTGGCGCACGACTTTTCGTAAAGTTCGGGAGGGAGTGCTGCAAACGGTATATAAGGACCAGTTTTTCTCGCACATTATCAATTGCTCTTTAGTACAAAGATAATATAGAAACAATATGACCGCAAACGTTGGAATTAATGGATTTGGAAGAATTGGTAGACTGGTGTTGAGAATTGCCTTGAGCAGAGACGACATCAACGTCATTGCTATCAATGATCCATTCATTGCTCCTGATTACGCCGCTTACATGTTCAAGTACGACTCTACCCACGGAAAGTTCAAGGGAACTGTCACCCACGAGGGCAAGTACTTGGTCATTAACGGCAAGAAGATTGAGGTCTTCCAAGAGAGAGACCCAGCAAACATCCCATGGGGTAAGGAGGGCGTCGACTACGTTCTTGACTCCACTGGAGTTTTCACCACCATCGAGGGTGCTCAAAAGCACATTGATGCTGGTGCCAAGAAGGTCATCATCACTGCTCCATCTAAGGACGCTCCAATGTTCGTCGTCGGTGTGAACCACGAGGAGTACACTCCAGACATCAAGATTCTGTCTAACGCTTCTTGTACCACCAACTGTCTGGCTCCATTGGCCAAGGTTATCAACGACACCTACGGAATTGAGGAAGGTTTGATGACCACCATTCACTCCATCACCGCTACTCAAAAGACTGTCGACGGTCCATCCCACAAGGACTGGAGAGGTGGTAGAACTGCTTCTGGTAACATCATCCCATCCTCCACCGGTGCTGCCAAGGCTGTCGGAAAGGTCCTTCCAGCATTGGCCGGTAAGCTCACTGGTATGTCCATGAGAGTCCCAACCACTGATGTTTCTGTTGTTGACTTGACCGTCAACCTTAAGAAGCCAACCACCTACGAGGACATTTGTGCCACCATGAAGAAGGCTGCTGAGGGCCCATTGGCTGGAATTCTTGGATACACCGACGAGGCTGTTGTTTCGTCTGACTTCTTGACCGACAGCAGATCCTCTGTCTTTGACGCCAAGGCCGGTATCTTGTTGACCCCAACCTTCGTCAAGCTCGTTTCCTGGTACGACAATGAGTACGGTTACTCTACCAGAGTTGTTGACTTGCTTCAGCACGTTGCTAAGGTTTCCGCCTAAGCACGGCCTCATCTACATATTTACGGCTTAACTGATTTTTATAGTtaaggagaaaaaaagttcAACATACGTCATTATTATTGTACGCGCTTTCGTGTTTCAAACTTGGCTGCCATGATAAATAAATCTATTGTTGCTTGCTATGTAAAAATTATTTGATTACTTCTTCCATGCACTTTCTTTATTCTGGATTGTGGTTCCTGGTGGCATTGGGGACGTCTTCTGGCATTATAGCCCGTATCGTGATACGGAGCCCGTTCTAAATATAGTTTCGCGACAATTTCAGGAGCCGCACGCTGCTTCTAGCGCATCATGAGATCCACGTCATGCATGGTTGTAGACAAGGACAAGGGGCAGTAGCTCAGAAGGGCGTCGTGTTCTGGACCGCAT
Encoded proteins:
- a CDS encoding Glyceraldehyde-3-phosphate dehydrogenase; this translates as MTANVGINGFGRIGRLVLRIALSRDDINVIAINDPFIAPDYAAYMFKYDSTHGKFKGTVTHEGKYLVINGKKIEVFQERDPANIPWGKEGVDYVLDSTGVFTTIEGAQKHIDAGAKKVIITAPSKDAPMFVVGVNHEEYTPDIKILSNASCTTNCLAPLAKVINDTYGIEEGLMTTIHSITATQKTVDGPSHKDWRGGRTASGNIIPSSTGAAKAVGKVLPALAGKLTGMSMRVPTTDVSVVDLTVNLKKPTTYEDICATMKKAAEGPLAGILGYTDEAVVSSDFLTDSRSSVFDAKAGILLTPTFVKLVSWYDNEYGYSTRVVDLLQHVAKVSA